Sequence from the Streptomyces sp. NBC_00440 genome:
ACGGTGCCGCCGTAGGCCGCCCAGTACGCCGTCCGGCCCCGCCCCTGCAACAGGGTCACCAGCAGTGCCGTGGAGATCCCGGCCCCGGCCGCGACCAGTGCGTACGGCCGACCCTCCTGGAGATAGAACTGCACGGCCGGAAGCAGCCCGAAGGCCATCCCGCCCGCCAGGCCGGCCCACATACCGGCCAGCCGGCGGCCGACAACCGCCACACAGGCCGCCGCCACCCCGGTGGCCAGTACCGAGGGCAGCCGCAGCGTGGTGGTGCTGGGTCCGAAGCACTCGAACAGCCAGTGCATCAGCAGGTAGTAGCACCCGTGCACGACGTCGACGTTCCCCAGCATGTGCCATATCTCAGCCGTGGAGCGCTGGGCCACCTGCCAGGTCGCGGCCTCGTCCCGCCACACACTGCCCTGTCGCGACAGCCCCCACAGCCCCAGACAGAAGGTCCACAGCATCGGTATCGACCAGACGAGAACGCGGCGGCGGTCCGGGCCGGCCGGAGCGGCGGCGGACGTCGGTCCGGCCTCCGGGAAGCAGGGCGACGGACGCGATATGTGGGCAAGGGACATGAAGGAGGCTTCCGGAGCGGCTGCGGCACAGGACGGAGGGTCGGAGCCGCGAGGGCGCCTCACCGACACGCATCGTAAGCAACCGCGATATCCGCCTGTGCGGCGCCTGTGAGGACAAGCCCCGGGCCCTGCCCGGCAGTACAGTCCGGCCCTGCCCGGCAGTACGGCCCTGCCCTGTCCGGCGCTACGGCCCTGCCCTGTCCGGCGCTACGGACCGGAGAAGCGGCTCACGGGTGCATCCGGGCCCCCTTCAATACCTTGTCCACCGCGTTGCGCGGGCCGTACACCGCGAGCCCCACCAGATCGAGCTGGTCACGCCCGACCGCCCGGACCGCCGCCCGGTTGTCCCGGTCATTGCCCGTACGGAACAGATCGCGGGTGAAGACGGCCCGGGGGAGTGCGCGGGACAGGACCCGGGAGTGCGCGGTGGTCAGCGTCGCGCCAGTGCCCTCGAAGACCAGCACGGGCTGCCGGAACATCGGCAGATAGGCGGTGTCGTCGGCGTCGGCGTACGGTTCGCCGACCACCTCGGGCACCGTCAGGCCCAGGCCGCTGACCAGGAACGCGGTGACATTCAGCCGCTGCCAGGTCTCCAGGTCCTCGTGCAGCAGTACAGCGATCTTGGTGTCGAAGCGGACCGGTGCGCCGTCGCGGGCGCTGCCCGTGAGGCTGTCGGCGGCGGGGCCGGGCACGGCGGGGTCGGGAGTGGTGTGGCCGGGGACGGCGCGGTCGGGGGCGGTCTCGGTTCTCATGCTC
This genomic interval carries:
- a CDS encoding DUF2000 domain-containing protein encodes the protein MRTETAPDRAVPGHTTPDPAVPGPAADSLTGSARDGAPVRFDTKIAVLLHEDLETWQRLNVTAFLVSGLGLTVPEVVGEPYADADDTAYLPMFRQPVLVFEGTGATLTTAHSRVLSRALPRAVFTRDLFRTGNDRDNRAAVRAVGRDQLDLVGLAVYGPRNAVDKVLKGARMHP